From the Oscillospiraceae bacterium genome, one window contains:
- a CDS encoding ATPase yields the protein MIKEKIAQGYTFLGIELGSTRIKSCLIDDSYMPIASGCYEWENKFENGYWTYSIDEIFKGTKESYASLCKDVLEKYNINLTKMGGIGISGMMHGYLAFDDEDKLLVPFRTWRNTTTEKAASELTDLFNFNIPQRWSIAHLYQAILNGEEHVNRIAHITTLSGYIHYLLTGRWEVGVCEASGMFPILGNEYNPEMLDKFERLISKYDLTWNIRDILPKVKVCGEAGAMLIQSGADFLDISGKLSAGIPVCPPEGDAGTGMVATNSVKPKTGNISAGTSVFSMLVLEKQLKGKYEKIDVVTTPDAFPVAMVHSNNGCSEIDVWVKIFGEFALMIGAEIDKSKIYKLLYENTLSGDSDCGGVISYNFLASEPVAGIKNGFPMYLRMPQSKMNLANFFRSQLYATVAVLKIGMDILVENENISADCFNAHGGLFKVKGVAQQILANALNTAVSVSGTSGEGGAWGMALLAAYMIKSENHSLGDWLDAKVFGNIEKTVLLPDPKSVEGFNSFFELYKSYAGCS from the coding sequence ATGATCAAGGAAAAAATAGCACAAGGATATACATTTCTTGGTATAGAGCTTGGATCGACCAGAATAAAATCCTGTTTGATTGATGACAGTTATATGCCGATAGCCAGTGGCTGTTATGAGTGGGAAAACAAGTTTGAAAACGGTTATTGGACGTATTCCATAGATGAAATTTTTAAAGGGACAAAAGAGAGCTATGCTTCTTTGTGCAAAGATGTTCTGGAGAAATATAATATCAACCTGACAAAGATGGGTGGTATAGGTATTTCGGGAATGATGCATGGTTATCTTGCGTTTGATGATGAAGATAAGCTTCTTGTTCCTTTCAGAACATGGAGAAATACAACAACAGAAAAGGCGGCGTCAGAACTTACAGATTTATTCAATTTTAATATTCCGCAGCGTTGGAGTATCGCTCATCTGTATCAGGCAATTTTAAATGGAGAAGAGCATGTAAATCGAATTGCACATATTACCACGTTGTCGGGATATATTCACTATTTGCTGACCGGCAGATGGGAAGTAGGCGTTTGCGAAGCTTCGGGAATGTTTCCGATTCTCGGCAATGAGTATAATCCGGAAATGCTTGATAAATTTGAACGTTTAATAAGCAAGTACGATTTGACATGGAATATACGCGATATTCTTCCCAAAGTGAAGGTTTGTGGCGAAGCAGGCGCAATGCTGATACAATCCGGAGCAGATTTCCTCGATATTTCCGGAAAATTATCAGCCGGTATACCGGTTTGCCCTCCCGAAGGCGATGCCGGAACGGGTATGGTTGCAACCAACAGTGTAAAACCCAAAACCGGTAATATTTCCGCCGGGACATCTGTATTTTCAATGCTTGTATTGGAAAAACAGCTAAAAGGCAAGTACGAGAAAATTGATGTTGTAACAACGCCCGATGCGTTTCCCGTTGCAATGGTGCATAGCAACAACGGCTGTTCCGAGATTGATGTATGGGTGAAAATATTTGGAGAGTTTGCACTGATGATTGGTGCGGAAATTGATAAATCAAAAATTTATAAACTGCTGTATGAAAATACGTTATCGGGAGATTCTGACTGCGGTGGGGTAATATCATACAATTTCCTTGCAAGTGAACCTGTTGCCGGCATAAAAAACGGATTTCCCATGTATTTACGTATGCCTCAGAGCAAAATGAATTTGGCAAACTTCTTCCGTTCACAGCTATATGCTACGGTTGCAGTGTTAAAAATAGGTATGGATATACTTGTTGAAAATGAAAATATTTCTGCAGATTGCTTCAATGCTCATGGCGGACTCTTTAAAGTTAAAGGAGTAGCTCAGCAAATTCTTGCCAACGCACTCAATACCGCTGTCTCTGTTTCTGGAACATCGGGAGAAGGCGGTGCCTGGGGTATGGCTTTGCTCGCTGCCTATATGATAAAAAGTGAAAATCACTCACTTGGAGATTGGCTTGATGCAAAAGTTTTTGGAAACATTGAAAAAACAGTTTTGTTGCCCGACCCCAAATCAGTCGAAGGTTTTAACAGTTTTTTTGAACTATACAAATCATATGCCGGGTGTTCCTGA
- a CDS encoding DUF2961 domain-containing protein yields the protein MMCLSKMQNFETRSISAENFTGEKGKGGMAEHGTAERYAKDLGKGWKISPSVVVPAGKTVELANIDGSGIIKHIWITDSCPKNRMLIIRMYWDGSDTPSVEVPLGDFFASAEYQNYAQLTSLPVCVNPKRAFNCYWDMPFYKKCRITLENLNFEDAVAYYQIDYLVGNIPEGHGYFHAQFRRTNPLPYKECYTILDNVEGNGHYVGTYMFWGVNNTGWWGEGEIKFYLDGDKEYPTICGTGTEDYFCGSWNFDIGGKYQEFCTPYSGLSKIIRPDGLYSSQQRFSLYRWHITDPIYFKKDIKVTIQALGWRNGPRFLPLQDDISSVAFWYQDSICKNFPKFPSTDELEII from the coding sequence ATGATGTGTTTATCAAAAATGCAAAACTTTGAAACAAGGTCAATTTCTGCCGAAAACTTTACCGGTGAAAAAGGCAAAGGCGGAATGGCAGAACATGGAACAGCAGAGCGTTATGCAAAAGATCTGGGGAAAGGATGGAAAATATCTCCCTCTGTTGTAGTACCCGCAGGTAAAACAGTTGAGTTGGCAAATATAGATGGCTCCGGCATTATAAAGCACATATGGATTACCGACAGTTGCCCAAAAAACAGAATGCTTATTATCAGAATGTACTGGGACGGAAGCGACACTCCATCTGTGGAAGTACCGCTTGGGGATTTTTTTGCTTCTGCAGAATACCAGAATTATGCACAGCTTACATCCTTGCCGGTATGTGTAAATCCCAAAAGAGCTTTTAATTGTTACTGGGATATGCCTTTTTACAAAAAATGCAGAATAACACTTGAAAATCTTAATTTTGAAGATGCTGTGGCTTATTACCAGATTGATTATCTTGTAGGAAATATTCCCGAAGGACACGGCTATTTTCATGCTCAATTCAGAAGAACAAATCCTTTGCCGTATAAAGAATGTTATACAATTCTTGACAATGTTGAAGGAAACGGCCATTACGTAGGAACATATATGTTCTGGGGCGTAAACAATACCGGTTGGTGGGGTGAAGGTGAAATAAAATTCTACCTTGACGGCGACAAAGAATACCCGACTATCTGCGGAACCGGCACTGAGGATTATTTCTGTGGGTCGTGGAATTTCGATATCGGCGGAAAATATCAAGAATTCTGTACGCCTTACTCCGGTCTTTCAAAAATAATAAGACCTGACGGCCTTTACAGCTCTCAGCAGAGATTTTCTCTTTACAGATGGCATATAACTGACCCTATCTACTTCAAAAAAGATATAAAAGTAACCATACAGGCATTGGGTTGGAGAAACGGACCGCGCTTCCTTCCTTTGCAGGATGATATATCATCTGTGGCATTCTGGTATCAGGATAGCATATGTAAAAATTTCCCCAAATTTCCTTCGACAGATGAACTTGAAATTATATAA
- a CDS encoding helix-turn-helix transcriptional regulator has protein sequence MSDKRFVSFKSKEKMSDEELLLIQKDVFEDIPIPNVFTPFDHSNFQNIFFEIIEIFEKKDYNYELLYKAKMLELLNCILAQFDHNSTNKYNTTDNPVVMVKNYIDSNYASVITLNSLSKQFYINKYTLLRGFKSKYGKSIISYYHDKRIEYIKKTLKTTKVTISALSEHLNFSSIYSFSRFFKKYTGCSPTDWRNNHFVN, from the coding sequence ATGAGTGACAAAAGATTCGTATCCTTTAAGTCAAAAGAAAAAATGTCAGATGAAGAACTTTTGCTGATTCAAAAAGATGTTTTCGAAGATATACCTATTCCAAATGTATTTACGCCGTTTGACCACAGTAATTTTCAAAATATTTTTTTTGAAATCATTGAGATTTTTGAAAAGAAGGATTACAATTATGAGTTATTATACAAAGCCAAAATGCTGGAGCTTCTTAACTGCATTTTGGCACAGTTTGACCACAATTCAACAAACAAATATAACACAACCGACAATCCTGTTGTAATGGTTAAAAACTATATAGACAGCAACTACGCATCTGTTATAACATTAAATTCTCTTTCAAAGCAGTTTTATATTAATAAATACACTTTGCTGAGGGGGTTTAAGTCTAAGTACGGAAAAAGCATTATTTCATATTATCATGACAAGAGAATTGAATATATTAAAAAAACTTTAAAGACAACCAAGGTTACGATATCCGCTTTATCCGAGCATCTGAATTTTTCAAGCATTTATTCCTTTAGCAGGTTTTTTAAAAAATACACAGGATGTTCTCCGACAGATTGGCGGAATAATCATTTTGTTAATTGA
- a CDS encoding SGNH/GDSL hydrolase family protein: MKRLLSLGDSISIGYRKTLDKYLGNDYEIFAKDGEEEAAKNLNYPVGANCGDSRMLLSYLKDESLHERLNFDIAVFNCGLHDIKYNWMTEKIQVEIDEYEMNLRRICAILKASCKTVYFVNSTPVYDEIHNSSQHIISNVDFVRRPNDIEKYNSTAHKVMGENGILVIDLYGFTKEFGTKAVRDHVHYFPEVEEKQAEFIAEFIKERN; the protein is encoded by the coding sequence ATGAAAAGACTTCTTTCGTTAGGCGATAGTATATCTATCGGTTATCGTAAAACACTTGATAAATATCTTGGCAATGATTACGAAATTTTCGCTAAAGACGGCGAAGAGGAAGCGGCAAAGAATCTTAACTATCCCGTGGGAGCAAACTGCGGAGACAGCCGTATGTTGCTGTCGTACCTCAAGGACGAAAGTCTGCACGAAAGACTGAATTTTGATATTGCTGTTTTTAACTGCGGTCTTCATGATATTAAATACAACTGGATGACAGAAAAAATACAGGTTGAAATTGATGAATATGAAATGAATCTAAGAAGAATTTGTGCGATTCTTAAAGCCTCATGCAAAACCGTATATTTCGTCAATTCGACTCCCGTGTACGACGAAATACACAATTCCTCGCAACATATTATTTCAAATGTCGATTTTGTCCGCCGTCCCAACGATATAGAAAAGTATAATAGTACGGCACACAAGGTTATGGGCGAAAACGGCATATTAGTTATTGATCTTTACGGCTTTACCAAGGAATTCGGCACAAAAGCGGTAAGAGACCACGTTCATTATTTCCCCGAAGTAGAGGAAAAACAGGCTGAATTTATTGCCGAATTCATAAAAGAAAGAAACTGA
- a CDS encoding tRNA threonylcarbamoyladenosine dehydratase, whose protein sequence is MNEQFSRISLLTGSEALEKLNGIHVAVFGIGGVGASVIEALCRGGVGKLSIIDGDTVNITNINRQLIATHSTVGMLKTDAAYARLKDINPNCIVEKYPFFYTSEEQFDFSDVDYVVDAIDMVSAKLIIIEQCKKLGIPVISCMGTANKLDATGFEVADIKKTSYCPLARVMRRELKKRGIDSLKVVYSPHEPVKPSGITDGNKVVGSMSFVPPVAGFICAGEVIKDIIFKDK, encoded by the coding sequence ATGAATGAACAATTTTCCCGCATTTCCCTGCTTACAGGCAGTGAAGCACTCGAAAAGCTGAATGGTATCCACGTCGCCGTCTTCGGAATTGGCGGCGTGGGTGCTTCTGTAATTGAAGCGCTTTGCCGCGGAGGCGTGGGAAAACTGAGTATAATTGACGGCGATACTGTAAATATTACAAACATAAACCGTCAGCTTATCGCAACTCACTCCACTGTCGGTATGCTTAAAACCGATGCGGCTTATGCCCGCTTGAAAGACATAAATCCAAATTGCATTGTAGAAAAATACCCGTTTTTCTATACCTCCGAGGAACAGTTTGATTTTTCTGATGTGGATTATGTGGTGGATGCCATTGATATGGTAAGTGCAAAGCTGATTATAATCGAGCAATGCAAAAAGCTCGGTATTCCCGTTATAAGCTGTATGGGAACGGCAAATAAGCTGGATGCAACCGGCTTTGAAGTTGCCGATATTAAAAAAACTTCCTACTGCCCGTTAGCACGGGTTATGAGGCGTGAACTGAAAAAGCGCGGGATAGACAGTCTTAAGGTTGTATATTCTCCGCACGAGCCTGTCAAACCCTCTGGAATCACCGACGGGAATAAGGTTGTGGGCAGTATGTCTTTCGTGCCGCCCGTTGCAGGCTTTATATGCGCAGGAGAGGTTATTAAAGATATTATATTTAAGGATAAATAA
- a CDS encoding adenylosuccinate synthase, translating into MVSIITGSQWGDEGKGKIIDIMAERADVVVRTQGGNNAGHTVVRGGNVYKLHLVPSGILYKNTMCYIANGVVIDPKALLEEIAQLKAQGVTVENLRIDKRAHVIMPYHLALDELQEKARGKEDIGTTKRGIGPCYTDKVERSGLRICDLLDKETLTEKLKGVLKIKNAIIEKVYGGEAFCAEKIAQEYSEYAEQLRPFVADVSVLTYNAIKENKQVLFEGAQGALLDIDMGSYPYVTSSHPTSGGVCVGCGIGPTLIDTCFGVAKAYTTRVGKGPFPTELFDATGDKIRELGHEFGTTTGRPRRCGWLDLLILRLAVRLNGLTDICINKLDTLTGVGTLKVCNSYEKNGEIITDFPATIDELADCKPIYTELEGWDEDVTACRKFEELPKAAQNYILTVEKLIGCKVSMIGVGPDREQYIER; encoded by the coding sequence ATGGTTTCTATCATCACAGGCTCCCAGTGGGGCGACGAAGGAAAAGGCAAAATAATAGACATAATGGCAGAGCGCGCTGATGTTGTTGTAAGAACACAGGGCGGTAACAACGCAGGCCATACCGTTGTAAGAGGCGGTAATGTTTATAAGCTTCACCTTGTTCCTTCCGGTATACTTTACAAAAACACAATGTGCTACATTGCAAACGGTGTGGTTATCGACCCCAAGGCACTTCTTGAAGAAATTGCACAGCTCAAGGCTCAGGGTGTCACCGTTGAAAATCTGCGCATTGATAAACGCGCGCATGTTATCATGCCGTATCATCTTGCACTGGACGAGCTGCAGGAAAAAGCACGCGGCAAAGAGGATATAGGTACCACAAAACGCGGTATCGGCCCCTGCTATACCGATAAGGTGGAAAGAAGCGGCTTGAGAATATGCGATCTTCTTGATAAAGAAACGCTTACCGAAAAGCTCAAGGGCGTTCTTAAAATTAAAAACGCCATAATAGAAAAGGTATACGGCGGTGAAGCCTTCTGTGCAGAAAAAATTGCACAGGAATACAGCGAATACGCTGAGCAGCTCCGTCCCTTTGTTGCGGATGTTTCTGTTCTTACCTATAACGCAATCAAAGAAAACAAACAGGTACTTTTTGAGGGCGCACAGGGTGCTCTTCTCGATATTGACATGGGAAGCTATCCCTATGTCACATCATCTCACCCTACATCCGGTGGTGTGTGCGTAGGCTGCGGCATCGGTCCCACTCTTATAGATACCTGCTTCGGCGTTGCCAAGGCATATACAACACGTGTGGGTAAAGGACCTTTCCCCACAGAGCTGTTTGATGCTACCGGCGATAAGATAAGAGAACTTGGTCATGAGTTCGGAACTACAACCGGACGTCCCCGCCGTTGCGGATGGCTTGACCTTCTTATTCTCCGTCTTGCAGTGAGACTCAACGGTCTTACCGATATCTGCATAAATAAGCTGGACACTCTCACCGGTGTCGGAACACTCAAGGTGTGCAACAGCTATGAAAAGAACGGCGAAATCATTACCGATTTCCCCGCTACCATTGATGAACTGGCGGATTGCAAGCCTATCTATACCGAGCTTGAGGGTTGGGATGAGGATGTTACGGCATGCCGTAAATTCGAAGAACTTCCCAAGGCTGCTCAGAACTACATTCTGACTGTTGAAAAGCTTATAGGATGCAAGGTATCAATGATTGGTGTAGGTCCCGACAGAGAACAGTACATCGAAAGATGA